CCTCCGAAATAACGTATTACTTTTTATGTTTCTTCATCCATTCACTGGCCCGTCGCTGGGCTTCGGCAATTTCTGCTGGCGTCATGAACGATTCCACAATTCCCAGCCCGCTTCCTATATCTTCATCATCACCCATGCCAGCGATGTTATTGACCCATTCACCAGCAACTTTAAACCACTTACCCCCTGCACCAGCAATATTGAACCACTTATGCGCTTCAATATAGTCCCGGGGAACGCCCAAGCCCATGTCGTACATAACTCCCAGATTATTTTGGGCCTCCACATCGCCCTGCTCTGCTGCCTTGTTCCACCAAAATATAGCTTGCTGGGTATCCTGAGGAACGCCTATGCCATTGTCATACATGAATCCGAGTTTAAATTGCGCATGTACGACTCCCTGCTCTGCTGCCTTACCATACCAAGACACAGCCTGCTCATCGTCCTGCACAACGCCGTTGCCCTCTTCGTACATAACGCCCAGTTTGTATTGGGCCTGCGCAATACCCTGCTCTGCTGCCTTGCCATACCAAGACACAGCCTGCTTGTAGTCCTGCGTAACGCCTTGGCCTTTTTCATACATAAGACCTAGCGTGTATTGCGCCAATGCATCTCCTTTCTCTACCGCCTTGTTATACCAGTGCAAAGCCTGCTCGTAGTCTTGTGTAACGCCCTGACCTTTGTAATACATAACTCCTAAATTGAATTGAGCCTCCGCGAAACCCTGATCTGCGACCTTACGATACCAATGCATAGCCAGTTGATAGTCCTTTTTAACCCCTTGACCATCGGCATACATGCCTGCCAGATAAAACTGCGCTTCCACATGCCCATGCTCCGCAGCTTTTTTTAAGGATTCAGCAGCTTTTGTGTAGTCCTTACGGTCGACAAACTTCATCCCATCCTCAAAGTTTTTTGCAACATCTTGAGATGTCAGTGCTGCCATGAAACCGTCCTTCCCATTGATAACCACATAATTTTTCTCCTTGAATTCAATTTAAAGCAAAATGAACAATTACAGTATATTGTAGCTCACCTTCCTTCCCGAAAATTATTCCATAATATTAAACGATTGCGCTAATTGCAGGGTATTACGAACATTGACGTAATGTAAGGAGCAAATGTAACAAGCCATAGAACCACTCAACTACCAGCCTCACATTACTGGATGTTAGGTCGCAGCATGAAGTACTATTCGAGGTCAGTAGTGTCCGGTTAATTAACAAATTTAAGAGCCAAGACTGAGTATTGGCGCGGTTTGCAGAGCAATTTATTTTGGTGCCGATTTGAAATCAGTTTACCGATATTCCGGTTCGAGTAACTTCCAGAGATTAAACCCTCTAGAGATGAACGATGAACTTGGGCAAGACGCTGTTCGCGCAACTCATGGAGTTTGTGTCGTGGACCAGCTTTGCGCGGATCGTAGATCGCTATGGCGGCGATTCCAGAGTGCGCAGCTTGAGTTGCCCCGAGCAATTTCGCGCCATGGCCTTCGCGCAATTGACTTATCGCGAGAGTCTGCGCGATATCGAAACTGTTTGCTGGCGAATCGAACGAAGCTGTACAGCATGGGCTTTCGTTCGCCGATCAGACGGTCGACACTGGCCGATGCCAACGAAGGGCGCGACTGGCGCATCTGGGCGGACTTGGCCGCCTTGCTCATCCGGCATGCGCGCAAGCTGTACTGCAACGACAGCTTCGGTATCGACTTGGACAATACCGTCTACGCCTTGGATGCCACAACCATCGACCTGTGTCTGCCGCTGTTTCCATGGGCACCATTCCGCTCCACCAAGGCGGCGATCAAGCTGCATACCCTGCTGGATCTGTGCGGCAACATTCCAGCTTTCATCCATATCTCGGATGGCAAGATGGGCGATGTCAACGTGCTGGATATATTGCCTATCGAAGCCGGTGCGTTCTATGTGATGGATCGGGGTTATCTGGATTTCAGTCGGTTGTTCGCTTTGCACCAGGCAGGCGCGCTCTTCGTGACCCGAGCCAAGCGCGGCATGGATGCGCGCAGGGTGTATTCGATACCAACCGACCGGAACACCGGCGTCATCTGCGATCAGCGCATCGCGATGAACGGTTTCTACATCTTGCAGGATTATCCCGAGCAGTTGCGACGCATCCGTTTCAAAGACCCGGAGTCCGGCAAGACATGGGTGTTCCTGACCAACAACACCGTTGACCATTGCCGCGCTGTACAAGAGCCGTTGGCAAGTCGAGCTGTTCTTCAAGTGGATCAAGCAGCATCTGCGCATCAAGCGTTTCATCGGCAACAGCGAGAATGCGGTGAAGACGCAAATCTGGTGCGCTGTCGCTACTTACGTGCTGATTGCCATTGTCAAAAAGGAGCTTAAACTTGATGCCTCTCTCTATTCTTTGCTACCGATTTTATCGGTGTCTGTTTTTGAGAAAACCCAGCTATCCCAAGCCTTCGCAGGCAGTGGGCAGCTCCCAAATCAGACGGGTTTTTATAACCAACTAAATTTGTTCGACTTTTAACCGGACACTACTGATTTGAGGTAGAGGTGCGCTACACCAAGCTAGCATTACCTGTTGCACTTCGAACTTAAATCCACCATAGATAAAGTAGTTGGAATAAATATACAAACCAGCAGCGCACCTACCCCCTCCAGCAGCCAACATAGTGATATTAGACAAATTGTCAAGAATATTGATGCGCTGCCCGCCATGCCGGTCATTGCGCAAAAACTGCTGGCGCTACAGATCAATAGTGACGAAAACGAACGGAAAATGTTAATGCTGATCGAGCAAGACCCGCAGATCTCAGCAAAAATTATCGGACTATCCAATTCAGCAATGCTTGGCTCCACACGAAAACCAACGTCAGTAAAAGAAGCTGCGATCTTGCTGGGCATGAACCGAGTTAAATCGATTGCAACTGGCATCGCCATCATGTCCTTGTCGACCAAAGTATCCACGGGTAAATTTAAGGCACAGGATCTTTGGTTGCATAGCTTTGGTATTGCGTTTGCCATGCTCGGCATCGCCCGTGCTATGCCCGCAAAAATCCGCCCTAAGGATGATCAAGTTTTTTTGGCTGGCATACTGCTATCTTGCGCTCGCTTTCCTGGATCCAAAACGGAGCGATGACCTGCATGCCCTCTTGTCAGCAAAATCTGATCGTCCTGATCTGAGTATAGAACGGGAAATGCTGGAAATATGCCACGACGAATTAGGTGCGGAGCTAGCGCGCCACTGGAGTCTGCCGGATGAGATTATTGCCGTGCTACGCTACCACCATACATCGGATGTAGCCGAAGCGGCAGCGGGACAACCAATAGTGTACATGATCAGCCTGGCAGAAAAATTACTGGCTTCCTTTGGTATTAATGAACATGTCGATACCCACATCAGCGACGAGGATTGGGAAGTTTTGGGCATCGATCCAAGTAAGGCAGAGGAAATCAGTGTACAAGTAGCTGAACAAGCGGAACAGGCGGAACAGGCGGAACAGGCGGAACAGGCGGCGGCAGTATATTGATGATCAAATAGCTTCCAATACATTCCACTAATCAGTGTTCAATTGTTTCCATTTGTTATGCATACAACGAATGAGGCGGTACGCCGACATGCATGGCATGCTAGCACTGCTAATTGTGGCCACTATTAAGTACAGCTGGATATTCCGTGTACTTCAAATACCCAGTGCAGCCACTGGTACATCAGCTGACTAATCAAACGCTGGAAATGTAGAAGATACGATGTAATTTCAATTTAGAACAAGAATTTGAACGAACAATATCTTTACCAAGTGCTCAATGTGCATATTACCAAACACTACCCTTAAGTTTTTCAATTTCTCTTCGATCGCGTTTGGTCGGCCTTCCTCTAAGAAAAGTGGGCATCGGCTGTGCTTTTAACTCATCAGATAAATCTTTCCTGCGCCGGAGACTTTCTTCCGTCTCTCTGTAAAGCATCTGTGCTTGGGGAGCTGGCCCTCGATTACTGGAAAGCGCTAATACTTCTACTAAGAATTGATATGGTCCAATGCGGATAGAAAGCATATCGCCTACTGCTACCGATTTTGCAGGCTTAACACGCACACCATTGCATAAAACCTTGCCGCACTCTAAAGCATCTACAGAT
This genomic interval from Candidatus Nitrotoga sp. AM1P contains the following:
- a CDS encoding HDOD domain-containing protein encodes the protein MSAKSDRPDLSIEREMLEICHDELGAELARHWSLPDEIIAVLRYHHTSDVAEAAAGQPIVYMISLAEKLLASFGINEHVDTHISDEDWEVLGIDPSKAEEISVQVAEQAEQAEQAEQAEQAAAVY
- a CDS encoding HDOD domain-containing protein — its product is MHFELKSTIDKVVGINIQTSSAPTPSSSQHSDIRQIVKNIDALPAMPVIAQKLLALQINSDENERKMLMLIEQDPQISAKIIGLSNSAMLGSTRKPTSVKEAAILLGMNRVKSIATGIAIMSLSTKVSTGKFKAQDLWLHSFGIAFAMLGIARAMPAKIRPKDDQVFLAGILLSCARFPGSKTER
- a CDS encoding SEL1-like repeat protein, which encodes MAALTSQDVAKNFEDGMKFVDRKDYTKAAESLKKAAEHGHVEAQFYLAGMYADGQGVKKDYQLAMHWYRKVADQGFAEAQFNLGVMYYKGQGVTQDYEQALHWYNKAVEKGDALAQYTLGLMYEKGQGVTQDYKQAVSWYGKAAEQGIAQAQYKLGVMYEEGNGVVQDDEQAVSWYGKAAEQGVVHAQFKLGFMYDNGIGVPQDTQQAIFWWNKAAEQGDVEAQNNLGVMYDMGLGVPRDYIEAHKWFNIAGAGGKWFKVAGEWVNNIAGMGDDEDIGSGLGIVESFMTPAEIAEAQRRASEWMKKHKK
- a CDS encoding RNA-binding S4 domain-containing protein — its product is MNTLDEKNDSVKFRIDKWLWAARFFKTRSLSVDALECGKVLCNGVRVKPAKSVAVGDMLSIRIGPYQFLVEVLALSSNRGPAPQAQMLYRETEESLRRRKDLSDELKAQPMPTFLRGRPTKRDRREIEKLKGSVW